A stretch of the Candidatus Zixiibacteriota bacterium genome encodes the following:
- a CDS encoding DUF2892 domain-containing protein encodes MSLENSIRLLAGALIMGSLVLYYYVSPYWLFLTAFVGLNLFQSSFTGLCPAEKIIKRVFYTKKAA; translated from the coding sequence ATGAGTTTGGAGAATTCAATCAGACTTCTGGCGGGCGCTTTGATAATGGGCTCGCTGGTTCTGTATTATTATGTTTCCCCCTACTGGCTGTTTTTGACGGCTTTCGTGGGCCTGAATCTGTTTCAATCGTCTTTTACCGGCCTGTGCCCGGCCGAAAAGATCATAAAGAGAGTATTCTACACGAAAAAAGCCGCCTGA
- a CDS encoding zf-HC2 domain-containing protein codes for MGRKCLDYIKELNDYIDGDLDPALCEEIEKHIGHCENCRIMVDTMKQSVKLCREGRPVELPKSLESKLNNLLKDRWQIKFGK; via the coding sequence ATGGGACGTAAATGTCTGGACTACATAAAAGAGTTGAATGATTACATCGATGGCGACCTGGATCCTGCGCTCTGCGAAGAGATCGAGAAACATATCGGTCACTGCGAGAATTGCCGGATCATGGTAGATACCATGAAGCAATCGGTCAAGCTTTGCCGCGAGGGCCGTCCGGTAGAATTGCCAAAGTCGCTGGAGAGTAAGCTCAACAACCTTCTCAAAGATCGCTGGCAGATAAAGTTCGGGAAGTAG
- a CDS encoding efflux RND transporter permease subunit: MRQKITDFSIKRPWTVIGIAVVITAFFATQFPNMKIDTDPQNMLEADEPTRLFHQMTKEDFSLHDFIAVGVVKETGAFTPDMLNRVYDITYEIEQLDGVIVDDIMAISTVDDIKQGAGGSLIIEPLMSDKIETEDQAQYILQRIKDSPILKGKLASDDGKAIALFIPLESKDVSHQVAGQIREITDRLGGDATYHIAGLPLAEDSFGSEMFVQMAYSAPAALLIIFLLLLMFFRQVKIILAPMVVALMSVVWAMGLLILTGNTVHIMSSMIPIFLIPISVLNSIHIISEFHDHYKRYKHKDATIRHSINELFVPMLFTSLTTVAGFISLALTPIPPVRVFGIFVAFGIVVAWFLSLTINPAIGMLISTKALRNFGQADDAHGILSRVMHAFRNLARRRAKTIIAVSGAVAVIAAVGLSLIEVNDNPVKWFKTSHPIRQADMVMNNHLAGTYMNYLVFEGEDDDAMKRPDVLNYMQSLQRDLEKDPIVGGTTGLTDIVKKVRYELFSADSSKAAIPDSQTEVAQMLFLFEMSGGDPDDLFKFVTNDYLKSNLWVQLRNGDNQSVQRVVDRADNFMAANPIPEGVQVHWAGLPYINIEWQKQMVTGMRSSLLSSYVVVFFMMIFLFRSLRWGIISMLPLSITIMAIYAFIGYIGKPYDMPVAVLSSLTLGLSIDFAIHFIQRIRMIYARTRSFNDAYHEIFEGAGRAISRNVMVIAIGFIPMMFSTLVPYITVGSFFLAIMVVSGLVTMLLLPALSVTMKKSLFPALEKEANHEPQASSSRAAV, translated from the coding sequence ATGAGGCAGAAGATTACTGATTTTTCGATTAAACGTCCCTGGACTGTAATAGGCATAGCGGTCGTCATTACTGCTTTCTTTGCCACGCAATTTCCCAACATGAAGATTGACACCGATCCCCAGAACATGCTTGAGGCGGATGAACCCACCCGCCTGTTCCACCAGATGACCAAAGAAGATTTCAGTCTTCACGACTTTATAGCCGTTGGCGTGGTCAAGGAAACCGGCGCTTTCACGCCCGACATGCTCAACCGCGTCTACGATATCACCTACGAGATAGAGCAGCTCGACGGCGTCATCGTTGATGACATCATGGCCATCTCGACAGTCGACGATATCAAACAGGGCGCCGGTGGCTCATTAATAATAGAACCGCTTATGTCCGACAAAATCGAAACCGAAGATCAGGCTCAATATATTCTTCAGCGCATCAAAGACAGCCCCATTCTCAAAGGGAAATTGGCCTCCGATGACGGTAAGGCGATAGCCTTGTTCATCCCATTGGAATCCAAGGATGTTTCCCATCAGGTGGCCGGGCAGATCCGCGAGATCACCGACCGGCTGGGCGGCGACGCTACCTATCATATCGCCGGACTGCCGCTGGCTGAAGATTCATTCGGCTCGGAGATGTTCGTCCAGATGGCTTATTCGGCCCCGGCGGCGCTCCTGATTATCTTCCTGTTGCTTCTGATGTTCTTCCGTCAGGTGAAAATCATCCTGGCTCCGATGGTGGTAGCCCTGATGTCGGTGGTCTGGGCGATGGGTCTTTTGATTCTCACCGGAAACACCGTGCATATTATGTCGTCGATGATACCGATATTTTTGATTCCCATATCGGTGCTGAACTCGATTCACATCATATCCGAATTTCACGACCATTACAAACGCTACAAACACAAAGATGCCACAATACGCCATTCCATTAACGAACTGTTTGTGCCCATGCTCTTTACCTCTCTGACTACAGTGGCCGGCTTCATCTCGCTAGCTCTCACTCCGATTCCGCCGGTCCGCGTATTTGGCATCTTTGTGGCGTTTGGTATCGTGGTCGCCTGGTTTTTGTCACTGACAATCAACCCCGCTATCGGCATGCTGATATCGACCAAAGCTCTGCGCAATTTCGGCCAGGCCGATGACGCGCACGGTATTCTGTCAAGAGTCATGCACGCTTTCCGCAATCTCGCCCGTCGCCGCGCCAAGACGATAATCGCTGTTTCCGGAGCGGTTGCCGTTATTGCCGCGGTGGGTCTGTCACTCATCGAGGTCAACGACAACCCGGTCAAGTGGTTCAAAACATCGCACCCGATTCGTCAGGCCGACATGGTCATGAATAACCATCTGGCCGGAACCTACATGAACTATCTTGTCTTTGAAGGCGAAGACGATGACGCCATGAAGCGCCCTGATGTGCTCAATTATATGCAGTCGCTTCAGCGCGACCTCGAGAAAGACCCTATCGTCGGCGGCACCACCGGTCTGACCGACATTGTCAAGAAGGTGCGTTACGAGCTGTTCAGCGCCGACTCATCCAAAGCGGCCATTCCCGACAGTCAGACCGAGGTCGCCCAGATGTTGTTTTTGTTCGAGATGTCGGGCGGCGACCCGGACGATCTATTCAAATTCGTCACCAACGACTATCTGAAGTCCAACCTCTGGGTGCAGTTGCGAAACGGTGACAACCAGTCCGTGCAGCGCGTCGTTGACAGGGCAGACAATTTTATGGCGGCCAACCCGATCCCCGAAGGAGTACAGGTACACTGGGCGGGCCTGCCTTACATAAATATCGAGTGGCAGAAACAGATGGTAACCGGCATGAGGTCATCTCTGCTCAGTTCCTATGTCGTCGTGTTTTTCATGATGATATTTCTGTTCCGTTCGCTCAGATGGGGCATCATCTCCATGCTCCCCTTAAGCATTACTATCATGGCTATCTACGCCTTCATTGGCTACATAGGCAAACCGTACGACATGCCGGTGGCAGTGCTTTCATCGTTAACGCTGGGACTTTCTATCGACTTCGCCATTCACTTCATCCAGCGTATAAGGATGATTTACGCCCGCACCCGCAGCTTCAACGACGCCTACCACGAGATATTCGAGGGGGCGGGACGCGCCATCAGCAGAAACGTAATGGTAATCGCCATTGGTTTCATACCCATGATGTTCTCGACATTGGTTCCATACATCACCGTAGGTTCGTTCTTCCTTGCGATCATGGTGGTTTCCGGGCTGGTGACGATGCTGTTGCTGCCGGCTTTGTCGGTTACTATGAAAAAGTCGCTGTTCCCGGCCCTGGAGAAAGAAGCAAACCATGAGCCGCAGGCTTCTTCGAGCCGGGCCGCGGTTTAA
- a CDS encoding outer membrane lipoprotein-sorting protein codes for MRKASIYLVLALMAVVASSASASEQDANEIMKKSHLAYYYAGDDGMADVTMTLIDKKGKERNREFAMLRLDLEEGGNQDYYTYFRKPSDVSRLTFMVHKTAGGNDQRWIYVPAVDLVKPISADDKNSSFVGSDFSYEDVSGRHWNEDKHTFVREDQLDGKSVFVIESAPKVEYQGFAKKVSYIDQSNYLPLKEEYYDNKGELARVFTAEKIDTISGIPTVTIRSMENVKKGSKTIVDFSKISYNVGITDDVFTERYLKTPPREYVK; via the coding sequence ATGAGAAAGGCGAGCATTTATCTGGTACTGGCGCTGATGGCGGTTGTGGCCTCAAGCGCATCCGCTTCCGAACAGGACGCGAACGAAATAATGAAAAAATCGCACCTGGCGTATTACTACGCCGGTGACGACGGCATGGCCGATGTCACCATGACCCTTATCGACAAGAAGGGCAAAGAGCGCAACCGCGAGTTCGCCATGCTGCGTCTGGATCTGGAAGAGGGCGGCAATCAGGATTATTACACCTATTTCCGCAAACCGTCCGATGTGTCCCGGCTGACCTTCATGGTCCACAAAACCGCCGGAGGCAACGACCAGCGCTGGATTTATGTACCGGCGGTAGACCTGGTCAAGCCGATTTCCGCGGACGACAAAAACTCCAGCTTCGTCGGCTCGGACTTCTCCTATGAAGACGTCTCCGGCCGTCACTGGAACGAGGACAAACACACTTTTGTCAGAGAAGACCAGCTCGACGGCAAATCGGTGTTTGTCATTGAGTCGGCGCCCAAAGTCGAGTACCAGGGATTCGCCAAAAAGGTCTCCTACATCGACCAGTCCAACTACCTTCCCCTGAAGGAAGAGTACTACGACAACAAGGGTGAGCTGGCACGCGTATTCACCGCCGAGAAGATCGACACCATAAGCGGCATCCCCACCGTCACCATCCGTTCGATGGAGAACGTGAAAAAGGGAAGCAAGACCATCGTCGATTTCTCCAAGATCAGCTATAACGTCGGTATCACCGATGACGTCTTCACCGAGCGCTACCTGAAAACGCCGCCGCGTGAGTACGTGAAGTAA
- the murQ gene encoding N-acetylmuramic acid 6-phosphate etherase produces the protein MSDYDELIKALGRLQTEQVNRNTINIDRLPALEIVRKISDEDKKVASAVEKRLAEIAAAAEIFAQTIAGAGRVFYIGAGTSGRLGVLDAAECPPTFGTDPKQIIGVISGGYDTLVLSKEGVEDSREAAVADLKSHNFASRDFLIGLAASRRTPYTVAGLQYAKAVGAKTAFIVCNTTSQLSDREPTPDILIELEVGPEVITGSTRMKSGTAQKMTLNMISTTAMVLLGKTYGNLMVDLQARSEKLAARSRKILMDLFEITSDRADQVLRQADGLVKVAVVMLKYECDAASARDKLNRANGFISKIE, from the coding sequence ATGTCCGACTACGATGAGCTTATAAAAGCCCTGGGGCGGCTTCAAACCGAACAGGTCAATCGCAACACAATCAACATCGACCGGTTGCCGGCGCTGGAGATTGTGCGGAAAATAAGTGACGAGGACAAGAAAGTTGCTTCAGCCGTTGAGAAGCGTTTAGCCGAAATCGCCGCGGCTGCCGAAATTTTCGCGCAGACAATCGCGGGCGCAGGACGCGTCTTTTATATCGGGGCCGGAACTTCCGGACGGCTCGGTGTTCTCGACGCTGCCGAATGCCCGCCAACCTTCGGGACCGACCCGAAACAGATAATCGGCGTCATCTCGGGTGGGTACGACACTCTCGTACTGTCTAAGGAAGGAGTCGAGGACAGCCGCGAGGCCGCCGTAGCGGACTTGAAAAGCCATAATTTCGCATCACGCGACTTCCTGATAGGATTGGCCGCTTCGCGCAGAACCCCGTACACAGTAGCGGGACTGCAATATGCCAAAGCAGTTGGCGCGAAAACTGCTTTTATAGTGTGCAACACCACCAGCCAGTTATCCGATAGAGAGCCGACACCGGATATTCTCATCGAACTCGAGGTTGGCCCCGAGGTGATCACCGGATCGACAAGGATGAAATCCGGCACGGCCCAGAAAATGACGCTCAACATGATTTCAACCACCGCTATGGTGCTGCTGGGGAAGACTTACGGCAACCTGATGGTTGACCTTCAGGCACGCTCGGAAAAACTGGCGGCGCGGTCACGCAAAATCCTGATGGACCTGTTCGAGATTACGTCGGATCGCGCCGACCAGGTCCTGCGACAGGCTGATGGCTTGGTGAAAGTGGCGGTCGTCATGCTAAAATATGAATGTGATGCCGCTTCGGCTCGCGACAAACTGAACCGAGCAAACGGATTCATATCGAAAATAGAATAA
- a CDS encoding heme-binding domain-containing protein yields MSTANITRMIIATLMVFLLTAAGALWADAESEQTTSAPAPGQVDSIKDSVFSDINAEYLTIKPIFEKSCFDCHSQNTEYPWYHSLPLIGGMMDDHIKEGREHLDLSNDFPFTGKESLPELLDDIKKEIAEEKMPLWSYRLMHWGTLIEGAQQDSVFSWIERAKAAISPFFGDEKAAETSESKQEH; encoded by the coding sequence ATGAGTACAGCCAACATTACCAGAATGATTATAGCCACGCTGATGGTGTTTCTGCTGACTGCGGCGGGAGCGCTGTGGGCCGACGCTGAGTCAGAGCAAACCACCAGCGCACCGGCGCCCGGGCAGGTAGATTCCATCAAAGACAGCGTCTTCAGCGATATCAACGCCGAGTATCTGACTATAAAGCCGATCTTTGAGAAAAGTTGTTTCGACTGCCACAGCCAGAATACAGAATATCCCTGGTACCACAGTCTACCTCTCATAGGTGGTATGATGGATGATCACATTAAAGAGGGACGAGAACATCTTGACCTCAGCAATGATTTTCCGTTCACGGGTAAAGAGAGTCTGCCGGAACTTCTCGATGACATCAAAAAGGAAATCGCCGAAGAAAAAATGCCACTCTGGAGTTATCGGCTGATGCACTGGGGAACGCTTATTGAAGGTGCACAGCAGGATTCAGTGTTCAGTTGGATCGAGCGGGCCAAAGCCGCGATCAGTCCGTTTTTTGGCGATGAAAAAGCGGCGGAGACCTCTGAATCAAAGCAAGAACATTAG
- a CDS encoding sigma-70 family RNA polymerase sigma factor encodes MSEKELVAKAQAGDFQAFEALINANKGKIYALALKMTANPQDAEDIVQETLIKAIDNIEQFRGESSFGTWLYSIALNQSRAHLAKQKQTDLKPIEDYLPTRSADEMHNHGGHKLFDWRDPHKVLEDDELRKMIDEAIAALPVQYREAFLLRYYEELSIKEIAKIINESVASTKSRVLRARLAVRDQLSRTLEARYGT; translated from the coding sequence ATGAGTGAAAAAGAATTAGTTGCGAAGGCTCAGGCGGGCGATTTTCAAGCGTTCGAAGCTCTGATTAACGCCAACAAGGGGAAAATATATGCCCTGGCCCTCAAGATGACAGCGAACCCGCAGGATGCGGAGGATATAGTACAGGAAACGCTGATAAAAGCAATTGACAATATAGAGCAGTTTCGAGGCGAGTCTTCATTCGGCACCTGGCTTTACTCAATCGCGCTCAACCAGTCGCGGGCGCATCTGGCAAAGCAAAAGCAAACGGACCTCAAGCCGATTGAAGATTACCTGCCGACCCGTTCCGCCGATGAAATGCACAACCATGGCGGTCACAAGCTTTTTGACTGGAGAGACCCGCATAAAGTTTTGGAAGATGATGAACTTAGAAAGATGATAGACGAAGCAATAGCCGCTCTTCCGGTTCAATATCGGGAAGCATTCTTGCTCAGATACTATGAAGAGTTGTCGATCAAAGAGATTGCGAAAATCATAAATGAATCGGTGGCTTCGACAAAATCAAGAGTCCTTCGGGCGCGACTTGCCGTCCGCGACCAGTTATCCCGGACTCTGGAGGCACGCTATGGGACGTAA